A stretch of DNA from Bacillus sp. NP157:
AGGGCTTCTACTGGTATGTCACCGCGATGATCGGTATATCGCTCCTGGTGTACCTGCGCATGCGCGATACACGAACGCAAAGCCTCATCGTCGAAGATTGACCGGGACCTCCTAGCAGAGGCATTCGTAGGAGCGCGCCTGCGCGCGAATGAAACGCATGGCGGCAAAGCCGCAGGGGCTATCCTCTGCCATGGCCCGAGCGCTGCGAGGACGGCCAATCGCGCGCAGGCGCGCTCCTACAAGAGCCGTCGCTGCGTCGGGATTGCCCGTGCGTCGGCTGTCCCACCCAGCTCGCGACACGGATGAAGAGAGCCCTCGGTGCCTACCCTCGAGGCGAGTTCCGCACAAGTGAGCGCCCGTAGGGCAATAAGTACATGGGCCGCGGCTGCGGCCAACCTTGTCGAGCGCGGAGGACCTGTCTGAGCAGCGAGGGTAGGCACCGAGGGCTGTCCTGCGGCCACGCATGAGCGCCGCGCGGACGGCCATCGCGCGCAGGCGCGCTCCTACAGGGGGGCGGTTCGGCCGGAGGCCGGGAGGCATGCGCCGCAACGCGGCGAACCGCATTGGCGACGCGTTACAGCGCGCCGCGCAGGATCGCCCGGATGCGTGCGGCGACCTCGGCCATGGCCGGCCAGCAGCGTTCCAGCGCCGCGAGGAACTGCCCGCGATCGATGGCCACGGTCTCTGCGCGGCCGCCTTCCTCCGGCGGAAATTCGATCAGCAGGCGGCGGCCGTCGATCCACGACTGCGTGCCGGCGAGGAAATCCGGATCTTCGTAGCGCGAGGAGCCTGCCGCCGGCGGCATCGCAAACGCGGTGCGGCCCTCGGCGGGCGCATGCTTCAGCAAGTCGATGGCGATCGCATACGAGCCGTCATTGTCTTCCAGGTCCAGGTTCACCCGATCCAGGTTCGGACCGAGGAACAGATCCATCGTGCCGTTCAGCGCCACGTGCTTCGTGTAGCCGTCCAGCCGGGCACGCCGGTCGGTCAGGACCGGGCGCAACAGCGCCGCGTAGCGATCGGTCAACTCGGCATGGTCGCGCAGCCAATCGCTGCTGACATCGATCACGCCAACCTGATGGTCACCCCGGCTCACCTCCAGCCCGCGATGGCGGACGGCGTCGGGCAGGTCCGGCAGCGACACCGGCAGGCCGCCGGCCTTCATGCAGAACAGCGTGCGCCCCGGCACCAGGCGCAGCCAGTGCGTGGTCGCCTGCATGGCAAAGCCATCGCCGCGCTCCACGTGCGCCGCCGGATAAAGATCGCCGATGCTCATGCGTGCTTCGCGCGCCAGGCTTCGATCGCTTCCACGGCGCCCAGGCAATCGGCGAAGCGGTTGTAAAGCGGGGTAGGCGACAGGCGGATGACGTCGGGTTCGCGCCAGTCGCCGATCACGCCGCTCGTTTCGAGGTGGGCGAACAGCGCACGGCCCGCCTCGCGTCCGGCGCGCACGCGCACCGAAAGCTGTGCGCCGCGCTGCGCTGGATCGCTGGGCGTGACGATGTCCAGCGTGTCGTCCAGGCGCGTGCGGATCAGCCAGTCGAGGTACGCGGTGAGGCGCCGGCTCTTCTCGACCAGGCGTGGCATGCCGGCACGCACGAAGATATCGAGCGAAGCCCGCAGCGGCGCCAGCGCGAGGATCGGAGGATTCGACAGCTGCCAGCCGTCCGCGCCCGGGGTCGGCACGAAGTCCGGGCCCATCTGGAACCTGGTGGTCTTGTCGTGGCCCCACCAGCCGGCGAAGCGCGGCACGTCCGCGTGTGCGTGGCGTTCGTGGACGAACGCCCCGGCGACCGCGCCCGGGCCGGCGTTGAGGTATTTGTAGGTGCACCACACCGCGAAGTCCGGGCCCGTCGCATGCAGGGACAGCGGCAGGTTCCCCGCGGCGTGGGCAAGGTCGAACCCGACCATGCAGCCGGCGGCGTGGCCCAGCTCGACGATCCGGGCAAGGTCGAACACCTGGCCCGTGCGGTACTGGATGCCCGGCAGCAGGATCAACGCCACGCGATGGCCATGCTCGGCGATCGCCGCCTCGATGGCATCCATCGACAGCGTGCCGCCGGGGCCGTCGGGCTTCAGTTCGATCAGGTCGGTCGCCGGGTCGAAGCCGTGGAAGCGCACCTGCGATTCCAGCGCGTAGCGGTCGGTCGGGAACGCACCGGCTTCCATCAGGATCGCCGGACGCGAGGCGGTCGGCCGATAGAAGCTCACCATCATCAGGTGCAGGTTCACGCCCAGCGTATTCATCGCGACCACTTCATGCGGCTTCGCGCCGACCACGTCGGCCATCGCGTCGCGTACATACTCGTGGTAGTGCATCCATGGCGAGCGGCCGCGGAAATGCGCCTCGACGGCGAGCTCGGCCCAATCGTGCAGCTCCGCTTCGATCGCCGCACGCACGCTCTTCGGCTGCAGGCCCAGCGAATTGCCGCAGAAATACAGCGTCTCGGCACCTTCGTGCGGCGGGATGTGGAACTCGTCGCGGAAGCGGCGGAGCGGATCGTCGGCGTCCTGGGCTTCGGCCCAGGCGCGCGTTGCTTCAAAACCGGTCATGACGAAAACCTGATGGATCAGTTGGGCATGGAGCTGGCGACGGATGCGCAAGCTTTGTCGAACGTGGCAGCGAATTTGGCATCGGCGGCAGGGCGCACGCAGCGCAACTGCACGGCGTATCCGCTGGTGAAGAAATAGCGCTCGTAGTAATCGAGCTTCACCGTGCCTTCCTTCGCGGTGTAGACATTTTCGGTCGGTGCCTTCGGCTTGCCGGCCGCGTATTCCTTCAGGTTCGTGGCGCGATTGCGCAACTCCCCGGAGAACTGCTGGAACGCGACGAGGTTCGCCGCCGGCTTCATGGTGATGGTGACGCGCGCGAGGGTCGCGTCCGCATTGCTGGCGCCCGGTACTTCGAACACCTGCGATTCGCCGTCACCGTTGGACTGCATGATCAGCGTCCAGTTGTCCGGCACCGTGAAATGGACATTGCCGCCACCCATGGCGACATCGGTCGCCCCGATGGCCGGCGCGGCCAGGGCAAGGGCAAGCGGAAGGGCGCGCAACTTGCGAAGCATCGGACGTGTTCCCCCGTGAAGATTCGCCATTCTGGCACAGGCATCGCGGCGTGGCCGCGACGCGGGTGTGCGCCAGGTCACGCCACGGCGGCGACGGGCTGGAAGCGCGAGAGCGGGACGCCCAGCCAGTCCAGCGCGGTGCCGTGGAACAGGCGGGCACGCGTGGTCTCGTCCAGGCCCAGCGCGTCGATGCCGCTGCCCGGTTCCTGCTCGCCGAGCGGGAAGGGGTAGTCGGTACCGAGCATCACCCGGTCCGTGCCCACCGTGTCCAGCAGGTAGCGCAGGGCGGCGTCGTCGTGCACGCAGGAATCAAAGAACAGCCGCTTGAAATAGTCGCGCGGGTTACGCGCGTTGTCGGTCGCGACCAGGTCGGGGCGCATGCGGAACCCGTGCTCGATGCGGCCGATGGAGTAGGGGAAGCTGCCGCCACCATGGGCGAGCATTACCTTCAGGTCGGGCAGGCGTTCGAGGACGCCACCGAAGATCAGCGAACACGCCGCGCGCGACTGCTCGGCGGGCATGCCAACCAGCCAGGGCAGCCAGTACTTCGGCATGGAATCGGTGCCCATCATGTCCCACGGATGGACCAGCACCGCGGCACCGAGGTCGGCGGCCGCTTCGAAGAACGGGAACAGTTCCGGCGCGTCGAGGTTCCAGTCGTTGCAGTGCGAACCGACCTGCACGCCCTGCAGGCCCAGCTCGCCGATGCAGCGCTCCATCTCGCGGATCGCCAGGTCGGGCGACTGCAGCGGCACCGTACCGATGCCTGCGTAGTGCCGCGGGCGCGCCTCGCAGACCTCGGCCATGGCGTCGTTGAGATGGGTATGCAGCTCGAGCGCCTGGTAGCCCTTAGCCCAGTACGAGAACATCACGGGCACCGTCGACACCACCTGGACGCCCACCCCGAAGCGGGCGTAGTCGGCGATCCGGTGATCCATGTCGAAGGCGGATTCCCACACTTCGCGGAAGAACTTGCCGCCGCGATAGATGCGGTGGTGGCCGCCGCTGTGGGTCATGACCGGGAAACGATCGTCGCCGAAGCGCGAGGCCAGGTCCGGCCAGTCCTTCGGGAGGATGTGCGCGTGGGTGTCGATCTTCAGCATGGCCCGAGTGTAGGGCCGGCACGGGCCGGGCGCCTCTGGCGGTGCAGCAAACCCACCGCGGGCGTGCGCTGGCGCCCGCTCAGGCCGGTGCGGTGCTGCGCCGGTTCACCACGTGGGCGATGGTGTCGACGTTGTCGGTCAGGCGGTCGGTGAGGCGTGCGACGGCATCGGCGAACTCGCGATCGGGATGGCGCGACAGGGCCTCCACCAGGGCGCGTTGCTGGTCGCGCAGGCCGGGTGGCAGCTCGACCGGCTCGGCGAGGGTGAGAGCTTCGCCCTGGCGGCGAAGCTCGGAGGCGGCCTCGCGGATGAAGGGCCCGACGTGTTCCCAGCCATCCGGCACCTCGCCGACGTCGATCAGCGCTTCCAGGGTCATCCCGGTGCGCGCGACACGGTTGCCGTTGGCGAACAGGGTCTCCGCCAGCTCCTGCAGCAACACAGGCGTGCCCGGTTCGGCGCGCATGCGATCGACCGAGGCCTGCGCGTTGGTGCGGGCGGTACGCACGGTGGTGCGCACCTGGTGGCGGGTGGCGCGGTCGTCGGGCTTCACCAGCGCGTCGAGGTAATCGCCGTAGGCGCAGAGCATTTCCGACAGTGCGGTGCGTGCACGGTGGCGTTCCCAGGAAGGCCATAGCACGTAGGCAAGCAGGGCCATCGCACTGCCCAGCGCCGTGTTGAGCACGCGGTCGGACATCGCATTGAACGGGTCGACGCCTTCGAACGAGAGCAGCACGACCACGGTGCCGGTCAACGCGGCGACGGCGATGCCGTAATGCGCACCGGCCAGGTAACGGAAGCCGACGCAAAGCACCGCCATCACCGCGATGTGCGCCCAGGCGACGTCCGGCGAAAGGCGCAGGACGAAGGTGGTCAGCATCAGGCCCAGCACGGTGCCGACGACGCGGAGCAGGCCGAAATTGAACGTGGCGGCGAAGTCGGGCCGCAGCACGATGGCGGCGGTCATCGGCAGCCAGTAACCATGGGGCAAGTGGAAGTACCGCGACACGACGAAGGCCAAAGTGAGCACGACCGCACAGCGCACCGCGTGGCGGAACGCCACCGATTGCGGGGTGATGTTCGCGCGTAGCGTGGCCCACGGCGAGGTGCTGCGCAGTGTTTCGGGCAGGGCGGTTTCCTCGCGCTGGGCACGCAGTTCACCGCGGCTGCCGGCCCAGTTGGTATTACGCACCACGGCGGCCAGCTGGCCGGACAGGGCCTGGATGTGTGCGGTGAGGCCCATGCCCGTGGCACCGGCGGAGAGCAGGGCGCGCTCGCTGGCCTGCAGGGTGGCCAGTGCACGCTGCGCGCGCTCGGGCGGCTCGGCGGCATCGAGGGCCGCGGCGGTGGCCGCGAGCACCCGGGCGGCGTCCTGGCGGAACATCTCGCCCATGCCGTCGCGACGAGTCTCCAGCTCGGCCATGGCGACCAGCTCGAGGCGGATGCGCTCGGCCAGCTCGAGCAGGACGCGGAACGCTTCCATCGCGCGGCCGCGCGCATGGTGGCGGCCCAGCAGGAAGTTCTGCAGGTCGTTCATGCCGTCGGACAGGCCCGGCGCTTCGCCGTCCTTCTGCGGTTTGCGCGCGAGTTCGGCCAGGCCGCGATACACCGTCGCCAGCGCGCGGCGTTCGGGCAGGTAGCGCTGCAGTGGCCATGCGGCCACCGAAAAAAGCGCGAGCAACATGCCGCCGGCGAAGATCAGGCTGCCACCGGCCAGTGCATCGCGCCAGTCCTTCGGTACCGCGGCGCAGATCACCAACAGCAGCATGCTGGTCATGCCGACGCGGGCGATGTCCGGGCCGAACACGACCAGCAGGCCGCCGAAGAAGCCGCAGGCGATGCAGGCGATCGCCATCAGCGCGACCTGGTCGCCGATCATGAAGCCGACGAGGCCGGCCAGGCCGGCGGACAGCGCGGCGAGGAACAGCCGGCTCAGGCGCTGCTGGTACGGTCCCGGCTGGTCCGAGAACATCGTATCCAGCGCGCCCGCGGCAATGCCGATGCCGACCTGTGGATAGCCGGCGTAGAGGCCGAGGATGAGGGGAAGGATGACCGCCGCCGTGTTGCGCAGCGCGACCCGCATCGGTACGTCGGGCCGCTTCGTCCGGATCAGCGTCTGGACGACGCTCGCACGAAGCGAGTAGGTCGGTGATCCCATCCCGCCACTGCTCCCGGTTAGGACGCGCGCCCCGCGAATTCACCCGTGAGGGTATTCACCGTGACCTTCTCGCCGTTGGTGATGTACTCGGGCACCTGCACTTCGATGCCGGTGTTGAGCTTCGCCGGCTTGTTGCGCTTGGTTGCGCTGGAGCCCTTCAGTTCCGGGGCGGTGTCGACCACGGTGAGCACGACGCTGCTGGGCACCTGCAGGCCGACCGGCGCATCGTCGATCACCTGGATGTAGTAACCCTCGGCGTCCTCGACGATGTAGCCGGCGTTGTCGCCGACGGTGGACGCATCCAGCGTGTACTGGGTGTAGTCCTCGTCGTCCATGAACACGAACGCGTCGCCGTCCATGTACGAGAACTTCGCCTGGCGGCGGGCGAGGTCGACTTCCTTCAGCTCGTCGTCGGCGCGCACGCTGAGGTCGAACTTGCGGTTGCCGGGGATCGAATACAGCGTGAAACGGTAGGTGACGTTGCCGCCGCGCGCCGAGGGCGAGCTGCGTTCGATGTCGCGGACCTGGTACACGGTGCCGTCGTTCTCGACGACGTTACCCTTCTTCACTTCGGATGCTTTCATGGCGTTGGCGTTGTCAGGTGGTGATTATTTCGGGGCGAGGCGCACGGCGCCGTCGAGGCGGATCGTCTCGCCGTTGATGTAGCGACTGGACACGATGAAGGCCACCGTATCGGCGAACTCTTCCGGCTTGCCCAGGCGCGACGGGAACGGAATGGAAGCGGACAGCGATTCCTGCACCTGCGGCGGCATGCCGTCGACCATCGGGGTCCAGAAGATGCCCGGGGCAATGGTGTTCACGCGGATGCCGAAGCGGGCCAGTTCGCGGGCCATCGGCAGGGTCATGCCGACCACGCCGCCCTTCGAGGCGGAGTAGGCGGCCTGGCCGATCTGGCCTTCGTACGCGGCCACCGATGCGGTGTTGATGATGACGCCGCGTTCGCCGTCGTCGCCGGCGTGGTTGGCCTGCATGAGCTGCGCCGCGGCCTTGGCCACGTTGAAGCTGCCGATAAGGTTCACCATCACGGTGGTGCTGAAGGTGGAGAGCGGCATCGGGCCTTCCTTGCCGAGCACGCGGCCCGCGCCGAGGATACCGGCGCAGTTGACGACGACGTTCAGGCCGCCCATCGCCTTCGCGGCAGCGGCGATGTTCGCGACCACGCCGTCTTCGGAGGTGACGTCGGTGCGCTGGAAGCTTGCGTGGGAACCGAGCGTGGCAGCGGCGGCATGGCCCTTCTCTTCGTTGACGTCGAAGAGGGCGACCTTCGCGCCGGCCGCGACGAGGCGCTGCGCGACGGCGTGGCCGAGACCGGATGCGCCGCCGGTGATGACGGCCCTGACCTGTTCGAGCTGCATGGAAAACTCCGGGGATAGCGGGGTAAAGACACGCAGTTTAGCCGAGCGCGGCAGCGTGGATGTGTCGCGCTGCCGCAAAAGGCGGCAATGGATCGACCGGCTTTCGCGCGCAGGCGCGCTCCTACAGGAGCAGGTCGTCGAGTTTTGCGCTGGCTGCCAGCGTGGCGAAGGGGATCACCGGGACGGGAGGCACGGCGGGTTCGCCCATGAACTTGCTCCACACACCGACGTCCCACCACTGGCCGAGTTTGTAGCCGGCCTTCGGCCACACGCCGGCGGGGGCGAAACCCATCGCTTCGTGCATGGCGACGCTGGTGTCGCCGGGCAGCGTGATCACGCCGACGGCCTGGTTGATGCCCTGGCGGTGCATGGTTTCCAGCAGCACGCCGTACAGGCGGCGGGCGATGCCGCGGCGACGTGCCTTTTCATGGACGTAGATGGATGTCTCGGCGATCCAGTCGTAGGCCGCGCGTTCGCGGAAGCGGCCACCATAGGCATAGGCGATCACTTCGCCGGCGTCTTCCCAGACCAGCCACGGATGCGTGCGCAGGCGGGTCGCGATGCGCTCGGCCATGACCGCGTCGCCGGGCAGGTCGGTTTCGAAGGTAATGGCGCTGCTTTCGACGATCGGGGCGTAGATGGCGTGGCAGGCGGCGGCGTCGGCGATGGTGGCGATGCGGATCAAAGCGGCTTTTCCATGAAGATGCTGGCGGGGCTGGCGCGATGATCGCCGAACGGCGGGCAGCGGCGATAGCCGGCGCGCTCGTAGAGTTCGATCGATTCCGTCTGCGCCGTGCCGGTTTCGAGCCGGACCAGCCGGCTTCCGGTGCCGCGCACCTGCGTTTCCAGCGCTTCCAGCATCTGCTTGCCCAGGCCCATGCCGCGGCAGGCGGGCAGCACGTACATGTAGTTCAGTTCCACGTAATCGCCGTGGTCGAGGCTGGCGCCGCAGGCCAGCGGGGTGCCGTCCACGCGCGCCGTCATGAACGTCACGTGCGGCCGTTGCAGGCTGTCGACGGTGACCGAGGCCGGCACGGCGGGGTGCCGGTCCAGGTCGGACAGGTAGCCATGCAATTGCTCGATCAGGGCGAGCACGTCGGGCTTGCCGGGATCGTCGATGGCAAAGGCAAGCGAAGGCGGCTTCGGCGCGACGATGAGGTCGCCGTCGTTGAGCCCGCGCAGGAAGAAACGATCGCAGCTGAAATGGCCGGTGCCGCCCATCGGTGCATCGATGCGGGTGAAGCCGTGGCGCATGTACACCGCCTGCGCCGCATCCATGCCGGTCAGGGTTTCCAGGTAGCAGCGCGTGAAGCCTTCGCGCCGCGCGGCGTCCAGGCACAGCCGCATCAACCGCGACGCTGCCCCGGTACCGCGTGCCTGCGGAAGGAAATACATCTTGCGCAGCTCGCAGGTTTCGTCGTCACCGCCTTCCAGCGGCGCGATGCCTGCGCCACCGACCACGCGGCCGTCGATTTCCACCACGAAGTACGCCTTGCGATGCCCCCGGTACGCGGCGGTCATGCTGTCGACCTCCGCGTCGTGGATCGCAAAACCGGGGCCGTCGGCGCCGAATTCAGGCATGACGGCACGGATTACCGCGGCGACCTGGGCGTCGTCACGCGGCTCGATGGGGCGGAGGATGGGGTCGGGGGTCGGCATGGGGTTGGTCGCGGTGACGTCGGGGCGATGGGGAGGAGCGTTGAGAGTACCGGGTTGAGAGTACCGAGTTAGAGCCGGAGGCGGGCGGCCCCGCTTTTCACCCGGTACTCTCAACTCGATACTCGATACGCTCCTACTTCGCCGTCCGGGCCCGCGTCACCCGGCTGGCCGTCTCCTTGCCCAGTTGGGCTGCCAGCCACGCGCCGACCTGGACGAGCTTGTCGAGGTCGACGCCGGTGGCCATGCCCATGCCGTGCAGCATGTAGGCGACGTCTTCGCTGGCGACGTTGCCGGTGGCGCCCTTCGCATACGGGCAGCCGCCGGTGCCGGATACGGCGCTGTCGACGACGCGTACGCCTTCCTCGAGGCAGGCGAGGATGTTGGCGAGGGCCTGGCCATAGGTGTCGTGGAAGTGCACGGCGAGGGCGGCCATCGGCACCTCGGACGCGACCGCGTGCAGCATCGCGCGGGCCTTCGCGGGGGTGCCGACGCCGATGGTGTCGCCCAGCGATACCTCGTGGCAGCCCAACTCGTGCAGGCGCTTCGCCACGCGGACCACGTCGGCGACGGGGACCTCGCCCTGGTAAGGGCAGCCGAGCACCGTCGACACGTAGCCGCGTACGGCGACGCCATCGGCGCGTGCCCGTTCCATCACCGGGACGAAGCGGTCAATCGATGCGTCGATGCTGGCGTTGATGTTCTTCTGGTTGAACGCCTCGGAGGCGGCCGTGAACACGGCGACCTCGCTGGCGCCGACCTCGCGGGCACGCTCATAGCCCTGCAGGTTGGGCACGAGCACGGGATAGACGACGTCGGGCGCCTTGCGGATGGCGCGGAAGACCTCGGCGGCATCGGCCAGCTGCGGCACCCACTTCGGGCTGACGAAACTGGTGGCCTCGATCGTCTGCAGGCCGGTGTCGGAAAGGCGGTCGATCAGCTCGATCTTCACCGCCGCGGGCAGCATCGCCTTTTCGTTCTGCAAGCCATCGCGCGGGCCGACTTCGACGATGCGGACATGGTTGGACGGGGACATGCGTAGCTCCGGTCAGGCCGATTCGGCGAAGCGGACGAGGACGCTGTCGGCGTCCACGAAATCGCCTTGCACGGCCGAGATGGACTCGATGAGGCCGGCACGCGGCGCCTTCAAGGCTAGTTCCATCTTCATCGCTTCCATCACCAGCAGTTCCTGGCCTTCCTCGACGGTGTCGCCCACGGCGGCGCGGACCAGCACGATGCGTCCGGGCATGGGTGCCACGACCTGGCGGGCATGGCTGCCGGCGGTGCCCGCCCAGGCAAACGCGGGCGCGCGCTCGAACAGCCAGCGGCGGCCTTCGGCGTCGTGCACGCGAACCCGCGGGCCGTCGGCCTGGAGGGGGATGCGCCGGGCCTGCCCGTCGAAACGCGCCGACAGGGCGCCGTCGGCAAGCCGCGCACCGTCGACGGTGCAGGTCGCGTCGCCGTGGCGGAGCACGTAATGGCCGGCATGGCCGTGCGCGTCCACCTCGTGGCGCACGTCGCCTTCCTGCAGCGCCATCACGCGCTTGCCGGGATGGCCCAGTCGCCACGCATCGGCGCCGCCCCAGGGAGAATGCGGGTCGCTGGCGACGTTAAGCGGCGTGGCTTCGTCGGCCATCAGCAGGGCGACGGCGGCGGCGAAGCGCTCGGTATCGCCGGCCTTCGTGTTGCCCGCAAGGAATTCTTCGAGATGGCGATCGAGGTAGCCCGTGTCGATGCGGCCTTCGACCACCACCGGATGGCGGACCAGGCGCTCGAGGAAGGCGACATTGGACTTCGGGCCCACGATGTTGACCTGGGCCAGCGCCGCGCGCAGTCGCTCCAGCGCATCGACACGGTCTTCGCCGTAGACGATCAGCTTGGCGATCATCGGGTCGTAGAAGATCGTCACGGTGTCGCCGGCGACCACGCCACCGTCGAGCCGGACATGCCGTGAAGGAGTGGGCAGCGACAGCGACAGCAGCTTGCCGGAGCCGGGCAGGAAGTTGGCTTCCGGGTCTTCCGCGTAGAGGCGAACCTCGATGGCGTGGCCGTGCGCCTTGACCTGCTCCTGCACCAGCGGCAGGGCTTCGCCGGCGGCGACGCGCAGCTGCCATTCGACCAGATCGAGCCCCAGCGTCTCCTCGGTCACCGGGTGTTCCACCTGCAGGCGCGTGTTCATCTCCATGAAGAAGAACTCGCCGTCCTGGCCGACGATGAATTCGACGGTGCCGGCGCCGACGTAGTCCACCGCGCGTGCGGCGGCGACGGCCGCGTCGCCCATGCGGGCGCGGCGCGTGGCATCGAGGAAGGGCGAGGGCGTTTCCTCCAGCACCTTCTGGTAACGGCGCTGGGCGGAGCACTCGCGTTCGTTGAGGTGGATGATGTTGCCGTGAGTGTCGCCGAACACCTGGAATTCGATGTGTCGCGGATGCTCGACGTAGCGTTCGAGGATCACCCGCGTGTCGCCGAACGCGTTCGCCGCTTCGCGCTGGGCCGATGCCAGCGCCTCGGCGAAGCCCGCCGCATCGCGGACGATGCGCATCCCCTTGCCGCCGCCGCCCGAGGCGGCCTTGATCATCAGCGGGAAGCCCGTTCGCGCAGCCTCCGCGGCGAGCGTCGCCGGATCCTGGTCGGCACCGTGATAGCCCGGCACCAGCGGCACCGCGTGCTGCTCCATCAGCGCCTTCGCCGCGGCCTTGGAGCCCATGGCGTCGATGCTCTCCGGGCGCGGCCCGATGAAGGCGATGCCGGCGGCGGTGCAGGCGCGTGCGAATTCAGTGTTTTCGGAGAGGAACCCGTAGCCCGGATGGATGGCCTGGGCGCCCGTCTTCAGCGCGACCTCGATGATCGCCTCGCCGCGCAGGTAGGACTCGGCGGGGCGGGGGCCGCCGATGGGCCAGGCCTCGTCGGCCAGCCGCACGTGCTGGGCGTCGGCGTCCGCGGTGGAATAGACGGCGACGGTGCGGATGCCCAGGCGGCGGCAGGTCCGGATCACGCGGCAGGCAATTTCGCCGCGGTTGGCGATCAGAATGCAGTCGAACATGGGGCTCCCGGCGGGACGGCGATGGGGTGGGGAAAAGCGAGAAAACTAGCAGATCCGGGCCGACTGGCGGGTTGCGGCGCAGCATCCGGAGGCCTCCGGATTTGCACCGCGGCGGCGCCTCCCCTAGCCTTGGAACCACGCCGGGGACGCCCTATGTCTCCCATCCCCCTCCCAGAACGAGATTTTTTCATGCAGATCGGCAATCGCAACGTCGTTTCCTTCCACTACACGCTGACCGACGACCAGGGCAACGTCATCGACAGCTCGGAAGGTCGCGAGCCGCTGGCCTACATCCATGGCGAAGGCCATATCGTCCCGGGCCTCGAAAAGGCGCTCGAAGGCCGCCAGGCTGGCGACCAGTTCAAGGTCGACGTGACCCCGGAAGAAGGCTACGGCCTGCGCCATGACGAACTGATCCAGGTCGTGCCGCGCGCCGCCTTCCAGGGCGTCGAAAACCTCGAGCCGGGCATGCAGTTCCAGGGCCGCAACGACCAGGGCAGCATCAACGTCACCGTGTCGAAGATCGAAGGCGACAACGTCACCGTCGACGGCAACCACCCGCTCGCCGGCCAGACCCTGCACTTCGCCGTGGAAATCACCAACGTCCGCGAAGCGTCGGAAGAAGAGCTGTCGCACGGCCACGTGCACGGCGAGGGTGGGCATCACCACTAAGAGTAGAGCGTACCGGGTACCGGGTATCGAGAAGCGGGTAAGAGCGAACAAACGTCGCTCTTCGCTCCCACTCGATACCCGGTACTCGAAACTCGAAACGCTCTAAGACGCTCTCAGTACCAATCAAGCAACGACACACCCACGCCCAAATACGTGGCCCGGTGGTTGTAATCGATCATGCTTTCGCCGTAGCCGTTGAACACTTCCAGGTAGCCGCGGAGGTTGTTGACGACGGGGAAGCTCCACGTGCCGCGTAGCGAGCCGTGGGAACGGTCGCCGCTGCGGAACGAATGGCGTGCCGTGAGGCCGAATTCGTTGCTGCCCATCTCGTGCACGACCTGGATTTCGCCGCGACCCATGTAGTCCTGGATATCCGGGTTGTCGTCGTCCTTGCGGGCTTCGGGAATGCGCCACCACGGGCGCAGCATCACCGTCCAGCCTTCGCGTTCGAAGCCAAAGTCAGCCACGACGCGGTTCCAGCTGCGCGAGAGCGGATCGGGGCGGCCGTTGGACTGGTGGTTGATGCCGATGTCGACCATCCGGCCATTCCAGCCGAAGATATCGTAATGCGTGGCGAACACGAGCAGTGCTTCCGGCTCGTAGTTGGTTTCGCGGAACGGGCGCGAATTGTCCTTGTTGTAGACCTGCCAGCGGGACGACTGGGTGTAGCCCACCCACAGGTCGCCGTTGTCGCCGAACAGGTTTTCGATCGCCT
This window harbors:
- a CDS encoding phospholipase A; translation: MKRTYAMGALGALACLHAGAALAQNPSPTDIRACSAIETDSQRLLCYDKAVGRTQMPQAVKKEDAKGNSVSVDLATRESGNVARPLSLLDSRWELSPESKLGTLNLRGYKPTYVLPFFGTTNQNNTPHSPAPDHTVPAPQQLDNVEAKFQISLKTKAIENLFGDNGDLWVGYTQSSRWQVYNKDNSRPFRETNYEPEALLVFATHYDIFGWNGRMVDIGINHQSNGRPDPLSRSWNRVVADFGFEREGWTVMLRPWWRIPEARKDDDNPDIQDYMGRGEIQVVHEMGSNEFGLTARHSFRSGDRSHGSLRGTWSFPVVNNLRGYLEVFNGYGESMIDYNHRATYLGVGVSLLDWY
- a CDS encoding GNAT family N-acetyltransferase, whose protein sequence is MIRIATIADAAACHAIYAPIVESSAITFETDLPGDAVMAERIATRLRTHPWLVWEDAGEVIAYAYGGRFRERAAYDWIAETSIYVHEKARRRGIARRLYGVLLETMHRQGINQAVGVITLPGDTSVAMHEAMGFAPAGVWPKAGYKLGQWWDVGVWSKFMGEPAVPPVPVIPFATLAASAKLDDLLL
- a CDS encoding ATP-grasp domain-containing protein; this translates as MFDCILIANRGEIACRVIRTCRRLGIRTVAVYSTADADAQHVRLADEAWPIGGPRPAESYLRGEAIIEVALKTGAQAIHPGYGFLSENTEFARACTAAGIAFIGPRPESIDAMGSKAAAKALMEQHAVPLVPGYHGADQDPATLAAEAARTGFPLMIKAASGGGGKGMRIVRDAAGFAEALASAQREAANAFGDTRVILERYVEHPRHIEFQVFGDTHGNIIHLNERECSAQRRYQKVLEETPSPFLDATRRARMGDAAVAAARAVDYVGAGTVEFIVGQDGEFFFMEMNTRLQVEHPVTEETLGLDLVEWQLRVAAGEALPLVQEQVKAHGHAIEVRLYAEDPEANFLPGSGKLLSLSLPTPSRHVRLDGGVVAGDTVTIFYDPMIAKLIVYGEDRVDALERLRAALAQVNIVGPKSNVAFLERLVRHPVVVEGRIDTGYLDRHLEEFLAGNTKAGDTERFAAAVALLMADEATPLNVASDPHSPWGGADAWRLGHPGKRVMALQEGDVRHEVDAHGHAGHYVLRHGDATCTVDGARLADGALSARFDGQARRIPLQADGPRVRVHDAEGRRWLFERAPAFAWAGTAGSHARQVVAPMPGRIVLVRAAVGDTVEEGQELLVMEAMKMELALKAPRAGLIESISAVQGDFVDADSVLVRFAESA
- a CDS encoding GNAT family N-acetyltransferase; its protein translation is MPTPDPILRPIEPRDDAQVAAVIRAVMPEFGADGPGFAIHDAEVDSMTAAYRGHRKAYFVVEIDGRVVGGAGIAPLEGGDDETCELRKMYFLPQARGTGAASRLMRLCLDAARREGFTRCYLETLTGMDAAQAVYMRHGFTRIDAPMGGTGHFSCDRFFLRGLNDGDLIVAPKPPSLAFAIDDPGKPDVLALIEQLHGYLSDLDRHPAVPASVTVDSLQRPHVTFMTARVDGTPLACGASLDHGDYVELNYMYVLPACRGMGLGKQMLEALETQVRGTGSRLVRLETGTAQTESIELYERAGYRRCPPFGDHRASPASIFMEKPL
- a CDS encoding peptidylprolyl isomerase, which encodes MQIGNRNVVSFHYTLTDDQGNVIDSSEGREPLAYIHGEGHIVPGLEKALEGRQAGDQFKVDVTPEEGYGLRHDELIQVVPRAAFQGVENLEPGMQFQGRNDQGSINVTVSKIEGDNVTVDGNHPLAGQTLHFAVEITNVREASEEELSHGHVHGEGGHHH
- a CDS encoding hydroxymethylglutaryl-CoA lyase — protein: MSPSNHVRIVEVGPRDGLQNEKAMLPAAVKIELIDRLSDTGLQTIEATSFVSPKWVPQLADAAEVFRAIRKAPDVVYPVLVPNLQGYERAREVGASEVAVFTAASEAFNQKNINASIDASIDRFVPVMERARADGVAVRGYVSTVLGCPYQGEVPVADVVRVAKRLHELGCHEVSLGDTIGVGTPAKARAMLHAVASEVPMAALAVHFHDTYGQALANILACLEEGVRVVDSAVSGTGGCPYAKGATGNVASEDVAYMLHGMGMATGVDLDKLVQVGAWLAAQLGKETASRVTRARTAK